One Zingiber officinale cultivar Zhangliang chromosome 10B, Zo_v1.1, whole genome shotgun sequence genomic window, gattaagagcacacacttccataataactaaggtttagttcttttactaagtcagtaaaaaaagaatatacctaaatggtcctactcaatacactttaagtgtatcagtgtaatttattagtcaagataaactaatacttaattacactacgactattctgatggtttgttcctttccatcttagtcatgagcaacttgtttataatttatagagaaccgacaacatgatcttctgaatgtgacaccacactccatgttatctactatataaattaattgaacaattacatttaacaaataaatgcagttattgaccaatgtgattattttatttcaactaataaatgtttataaaagttagacttttagtatatactctaacactgTGAGTGTGATACATTGTGAAGTTTTGTGCAAATGAACTTGTTGTCCGTGTGTGGTGTGGTATTCAACTAACTACAAAGTCCAGTTAAACCCCTTGGGCCTCTTCTCTGGCTTTGTAAATTGGTTGAGTGTTGACATCTTGTGTGAAAAGATTGGATAGCTTATTACCCAAGCGGGCATTATCCAGGGTCACTGCCTTGATTGGGCACTACTTCCCTTTTCCCACTCTATCTCCCCGACCAGGTTAGCCTAACCAGGTTAACTAATAGAGCTACTCGATTGGTCCCGAATCATCGTGACAAGTAATGATTGCCAGGTCTTTTTATTTGCCCACGTTGGAACTATCAGAGCCTAGTCCATTTATGAGATCATAAAGGCGTCCACTCTAGTTTTTCCACGCGTCTTTTGCTGTGACCTTTTCTGACAAGACTTTTCTTGCACGATTTACGAGGGCAATCGGACGACCCACCTTATTCCTATATGCACGATTAACGTCAGCTTCCCAATTCATAGGACGTAAGATCGGTGTTGATGTCGAGGCCCTCTGCGTTCCCCTTAACAGCTATAAATATCCTCCTTCTACCTTTCCCCTGAACCTCTTGCCTCTAGCATCAGCCTTCCTCTTGTTTTTGCTGCCTTCCGCACTTTGCCTCCTTTGTTTTGTGCTCGCAACCTCTCATGGATTCCCCTGTGCCTGCATACGCTATCGGATTTCGACCTTCACCGGCGTGGATCTGGATGATCTCTTCTTCTCATATGAAATCTCCATGGCCATACATATCATCATACCCTCTGAGATTCACAGGGTCTCTTCCCCTCCGGCGGGGTATGTGACTTTTTTCAAAGAGCTGTTTGTCACCGACCTCCGTCTTCCcatccaccctttcttctctgAAGTGAGTCGTTACTTCCGAATTCCTCTTTGTCAACTCACTCCCAATTCCATGAGGATCTAATGTGGATTCATCCTACTCTGTGAAGTGTGTGACGTACCCTGGACTCCTCGCCTATTCCACTGCTTCTTTACCCCTCACCATCATAGTGAGGGCCTTTTCCGTCTCCAGACCCGCACTCGAATTACCTTCTTTGCTCCCCTCCCCTCCTCAGACTCAGAATggaaggaaaaaatatttttttcctacGTTTCCCCCTTGCTGTGGAGTGGCCTACCCAATGGCGATCAGCTCTTCCTTCGGCGCCATATCTAGGGAATTTTCAGACATACCCTAACTCTTTGGAGGCCTCCGTGCAACTGGCAGGTTGGTGCTTGGACTTGCTCTTGCTGCTGACAGAGGACGTGTTGTTTCTGTTCAGGTTGAGCCGCATTCCTTCAGAGCTACCACACTCTTTAGGTAAGGCTTACCCTGCCCTGACTTACCTTTGTCATCCTACTCTGATTCTGGTGCTCTTCTTGCAGCAAATACTCTGACTCGAGCATCCCTGACCAGGCCTCTTCCCCTGAGTGATTTGGAAATAAACCGCCAAGGTCGCATAATTTTGGATAGGCGAGGTCTTTTGCATCTTGCTCCACCTGCTATCGGGGCGGCAACCCCAACTGTTGCTCATCTTGCCGCTTGGCCTCTCTGTTATTAAGCCCGTGAGGTGCACTCCTCCAGTTCCTCCTGCTCGGCGGCCTCTGACTCCATCAGAGGAGTCATACTTAGATGAGCAGCCGCTTTCACGATAGCCTAGACGTAAACTTGTAGAGTCGCGCCCGGTAGCTGCGGGCCCTAGTTCGACTAAGGCGCCTAGGTTGGCTTCGTCTTCCACTTTGGCTCACCGAATCCCTGTCAGCTCCACCACTCCTTCAGAATGCCGACCCAGGGACCTTCGAAGGAAGACACCAATCGTTAAAGAAGGAATTGCTACAAAGCTGCCCTCTACGCCAGCGTCCCAGCTACATTGAATGCCCCGCCCCGACCTTCTTCCTCCACAGAGAGGCCTCATGTGCCAGTGTCTCAAGCTACCCCATCTACCCAGGCCGAACCTTCCTCCTCCCGACCATCTGCCTCTACACATCTAGACCCCAGCGAGACCGCTGCTGGGCATCGTAATCGCAACCCTCTAACTATCACCGTTACCGAGCCACTAAGCCCTCAGAATGGGGCTTGCGCCATCAATCAAATGCCAAGACTAGCCATCTCACATTGAGGGGAGAACTAGCGACTCATTGGGAAGAGAGTCTGCAGCAAATGCATACTCTCCCCCTGCCCGCTCAACTGGATCGATTCTCCGTAGGAGCTGCTGCGGTAGGCCCTCACTCCCCCTTATTGCTCCTCTTTTCTTTATTCTAACTACTTTCTTACTCGCACAGGTTTTTTATGAGTCCCTAGTATTGAGTCAGATGTTCTCCTTCTTGTATCTgcagaataaaattttaaaggatAGCATGGCCGACCTAGAGTCCCAACTTTCTGACCCTTCTTCGATTGTCCTCCAACTAAAAAAAGAGGTAGAAACTTTAAGAAAAGCATACATATCCAAGGAACAGCTCCTTGGTGAAACCTTAATGGAGGCTAACTGGCTGCGAGATGATAAAAAGAGACTGGAGGCTCTACACCAGTCGGCTGAGGCTGAACGCTGAGAGGCGCTGTCCCTCAAGGAGAAGATACAATCAGAGCTGACTCAACAAACTACAGCTCTGGAGGACTTCAAGCTTATGCATAAACAAGAGATGGATCGCTTGACTCAAGAGCTACAATCCAGGGACATGCTTATTATGGACCAGAGACGAGATCTAGAGTCTCAATTAACAGAGCTGGGCTCCTTGCAGGCAAAACTATCTCAAGCCCAATTTGCCTTATCAAGCTCTGTTGTTGCCTTAGAGACCTATAAGGCTGGGGAGAGCGACCGTCTACAAGCGAGCCGGGAAGAATATTTACGCTCTGTAGAGTTTGGCTCGCAGGTGGGGGATCGCTTCGTCAGATATGTGGCTTATGGTGTGGTAGAGGCACTTCAACAACTTAAGGAGGGAGGGTATCTGCCCCCCGATCCTCCTGAGGACTTCCTGAATTATCGTCGAATCCTCAGAGAGATGCCCGATGATGTATTCTCAGAATTCAAATAACCCCTTCTTATTGTACATGAACATCTGCCCATTGTACTTTGTTAATTTTCACTATCCTTGCTACTACTTTCTTTTTAGATTTTATGTATTTTCCTTAGTCCTTACTCAGTGGAGCTCAAGCTGTTTAGCCCTAGCACGGGGGTCGGAGCGAGTCTTAAAGAAGATTTGTGAGTGTTCTAGACCAAGTTATCCTAATCGGGCATTTCATGCCCGACCTGTCATATTGTCCCGATCTCCAATCTTACAAAGGAGTGATTCACTTAAGTACGATAGGGTtggaggtagttagcactccaaggatGGTCCAACCTCCTACCTTGAGTGTCTTGCAGGTAGTAGGCGCCTGACGCTAATCTTTTAACAATTTTATATGACCCACCTATTGAGGTGCTAACTTGGTTACCTCTCCTATAGGCTTTGCCCTTTTCCACactaagtctccttctctgaagaatCGCAGAATCACCTTCCTATCGTAATTTTAATGCATCCGTTGCCTATAGGCAGTGAACCGAGCAGCTGCTCATTCTCGAGTTTCACTGATAAAATCCAATTTCGAAAATCGTCGTTCGGCATTCTCCTCGTCATACAACAACCTTCTGATGGATGGCACCCCGACTTCTATGGGAACAACTGCCTCACTACCATAGACCAAGTGAAAGGGGGGTGAGACGGTGCTCTCTCGTGGAGTCGTATGGTATGCCCAGAGGATGCTAGCCAGCTCTTCCACCCAATCGCCACCTATGTGATCCAACTTAACCTTCAACCCCTGAACTATCTCTCTGTTAGTGACCTTCGTCTGcccattactttgaggataagCCACGAACGTGAAGGCTTGTGTTATTCCAAATCCTCGACACCACTCTTGTATCTTGCGCCTTtggaactgccttccattatctgagACCAGCTTGTGCAGTATTCCAAATTGGCATAAGATGTTTTTCCATAGAAATTGAATAACGGCTCCCTCAGTAATCCTGGCTAGGGCTTttgcttccacccatttggaaaaataatccactgctacgaGCAAGAATCATTTCTGACCTGGTGCCATTGGGAATGGTCCcataatgtccatgccccattgatcaaaggggcatgAGACTATTAAAGTTTTCAACGTGTCGGTCAGCCGATGGGTCAGGTTCTAATGCTTTTGGCAAGATAAGCAAGTATTCACCTGTTGCTGAGCATCTTTTTGcagagtgggccagaaatacccgACTAGTAATACTTTTCGAGCCAGCATCCTTCCTCCAACGTGGTTACCGCAGCACCCCTGATATACTTCTTGCAAAGCATACTTCGCCTCCTCTGTTCCTAAGCATTTGAGCAGCGATCTGGAGAATGCTCGCTTGTACAGCTGGTCCTCGATCAAGGTATATACATGAGCTCTTTTCCTGATCAATCTGGCTTCTTCCGGATCAATAGGCAGGACGCCCTGctgaagataaatgatcattgGAGCTCTCCAGTCGATCGGATCCTCGATATTATTCTGTAGGTCTATCTAAGCTATTAGGAAGGCCTGGGCTATCGACCTGTCTAGCACCCAAGTGGCCAAAGAGCTGGCTATTTTAGCTAGTTCATCAGCCCTTTGGTTATCTGCCCGGGGAATCTTAGTCATTATGACTTCCTTAAAATCTTCTTTCATTTTCTCATATGCTCCCCGGTATACCTGCAGCTTGTCACTGTTAACCTCAAAGTTGCCCGCTACTTGCTGAGCTACGAGTtgagaatctgaataaatgaCCACCCGAGCGGCTCCGACATGCCGAGTTGCTTGCAGCCTGTGCCTCATATTCCTCCTTGTTATTAGTGGCTCTGAAATTTAACCTTACTGTCAGTTGCATGATATCTTCTTGAGTGGATATCAAGAGTATCCCCACTCCTCTTCTCCGCTGGGTGAACGATCCATCTATATAGATCTTCTAAGTTTCTTCGGAATCAGGTTGATGGACCTCCGTCAGAAAAGCTGCTAGGGCTTGTGCTTTAATTACCGTTCGAGGCtggtactgtatgtcatattctcccaactcaGTTGCCCATTTAATGAGACGGCCTGCTACCTCCACGTTAGTAAGAGCCTTCCCCATGGTGTTGTTGGTCAGGACTGTGATGAGGGTGTGCCAAGAAGTAAGGTCTTAAGCGGCGAGCTATGAGTACCAATCCATAAATCAATTTTTTCAGGGTCGTGTATTGGGACTCGACCCCTTTCAATAAGTGGTTGAAGAAGTACATTGATCGTTGTATATCATCTTGTTCTTTTACCAACACCGCCCCCACGACCTCAGGGGTGGCTAATAGATAAACCAAGAGCGGCTCCTCCGTAATGGGCTTAAATAGTGAGAGTAAGGTCTCCAAGTGCTTTTTTCAATTCTTCGAAAGCCTAgttgcattcttcatcccattaaAACTTGGCCACTCTCTTGAGCACCTTGAAGAAGGGTAGTGCTCAATCTGCAGACCGAGATATGAACCTGGGGAGTCCAGTTATTCAACCCACCAACTTCTGAtcttccttcagattctgaggcaCTTTCATATCTCGAAGTGCTTGGACCTTCTTCGGATTAGCTTCAATTCCCCACTCGGTAACGAGGCATCCCAAGAATTCTCCCCGAGCTCCAAACAAGCACTTCAATGGATTCAACTTCAACCCATATTACCATAGTGTGTCGCAAGTCTCCTCTATGTTAGAGATCAAATTTACAGCCAGAGTggacttgatgaggatgtcaCCCACATAGACCTCCACGTTCCGTCCTATCTGCTCTcggaagatcttatccatcattcTTTGGTAGGTAGCAACTGCATTTCGCAATCCCAAAGGCATGACGGTGTAATAGAAAGTACCATCTaccgtgatgaagctgaccttctcctgatctcTCTACGCTAGAGGGATTTGGTGTTACCCTTAGtaagcgtcaagcatgcaaatcctTTTGTAGCCCGAGGtcgagtctaccatctgatcaatcctgggtaacggGTAGCAGTCCTTAGGGTTGGCGCGGTTGAGGTCTCGGAAATCGATGCAGACTttccacttattgttgggtttAGACACCAGAACCACATTAGAGAGCCAGTGCAGGATTTGCACTTCTCTAATGTCTCATGCTTTCAAGAGTTGGTCCACCTCAactcggatgatcttattttgctcggTCGAGAAGTTTcgcttcttctgcttgaccggcCGTAAATCGGGCAGAAGATGTAGTTTGTGCTCAGCCACCTCAGACCTGACTCCGGGTAGCTCTTCGGGGGACCAAGCGAAGACATCCCTATTGCGCGTCAAGCATTGAACCATGTCTATCTTGATCTCGATAGGCAGGTGACTCAATATGCGGGTGAGGCTTTCCGAACATTCGGGATAGAGTTGGACCTCCTCCGAAGGGATGAGATCCTCTGctataggcagaggctcctcttaGCTGACGTGGATACAGTCATCCTGGGTTCTCTGAGCCTTGCAGGCCTCCACCTTCACCATGTCGATGTAACACATGCGAGAGACCAATTGGTCACCTCTGACTTCCCCGACCTGATCTCCCatagggaacttgatcttctggtggaaagtgaAGACTGCCGCCCGAAACTAGTGCAATGTCGGTCTCCCTAAGATGACGTTGTACGAGGACGGCGAATCCACCACTATGAAAGTGCTCCTCCACGCCCTCACCAGGGGCTCGCTACCTAAAGATATGGCTAGGTTAATCTGGCCCATGGGTCTTACTTCATTGTCAGTGAAATCGTATAATGAAGTGGCCATGGGCTGGAGTTCACTGGCGTCGATTTGCATGCCCTCGAATGCACTCTTGAATAGCACGTTGACAGAGCTTCCGGTATCAACGAAAACCCTAGCCACGCGACTGCTGACTATGACAACTTTAATTATTAAAGCATCATCATGAGGAAGCTCCAGCCCCTCCAGGTCTTGCGGCCCAAAACTGATGATGGGCCTGACAGCTTGTTCCCGGCTGCATCCCACAGTGTGTATCTCCAGGCGGCGATCATGAGATTTCTGAGCCCTAGAGGAATCTCCATCTATGGGCCCTCCGGAGATCATTTCAATTTCTCGGATGGCCATGTTTCCCCTGTTCTTCTCCTCCCGGGCTTCTCCTGGCTCCTGGTCGTGACTAGGCTACTGGCTTCCTTGTCCTGCATTATCGAACAAGGGTTTACTGAACTGACCTGCTAAGGGTTGTTGGCCAGTCAGCAGCCTCTGAATCTTGGGCGCGATCTCAGGTGGAGGTAGGCCTAGCTCAGCTGCGCGTCAGGAGTCACGGGCGAACTGGAAGCAATCACTTGTGGCATGGGTGTATGACCTATGGTAAGTGCAATAATGCGGCCCCCACTGATCGGGCCTTGGGGCTTAGACAACTGCCACACGTTGGGCTGGCCTAGAATCTTGATCGGGAGGGAATTACGGTCGTTTATCCTGGGCACGTGGAAGAACCTGAGTTGGCGGTTGGGGTGACCTCTTCTTTGATTTGTTGGCAGGAGCAGGCACCTTATCTGCTTTCCGCCGAGCCGCCTGAGCTTCTTCTACGTTGATGTAACTGGCGGCCTTCCCTAGCATCTCATCGAAGTTCTTCACGGGCTATCGGATGAGGActcggaagaactctccttctacCAACCCATGGGAGAAGGCGCTTATCAATATTTTAGAGGTAGCGGACGGGACATCCTGGGCTATCTGGTTGAAGCGTTTGATATAGCTTCTCAAGGGCTCGGTAGACCCTTGCTTGAGGGTGAAGAGACAATGGTCTGTCTTCTAGTACTTCCTGTTGCTGGCAAAATGGCGCAGGTAAATAGTCTTGAAATCATGGAAGCAGGTGATGGACCCGTTCGGCAATCCATTGAACCATTTCTGTGCTTAGCCGGACAGAGTGTTCAAGAGCACTCAGCACTTGATGACGTCGCTGTATTAGTGCAACAGTGTAGCGTTCTGAAACTTTCGGAGATGATCATCCGGATCCTTGCTACCATCATATTCTCCGATAGCTGGGGGCTTGTACCCCTTCGGTAGCTTCTCCTCGAGCACCCTTAGAGAGAAGGGCACTTGCTCCTAAGGCTCCCCCGGGACTCCTCCTTGAGGACTATGGCTTTCCTCTTCTTTGAGTCCCTGGGCGGGGAGCTTTCCGCCATGGAAGCCTGCGgctgctctttcttattataacagTCCTGTCCCTTGTGGTAATAGTCCGGGCCTGGTTCCCGATAAAAGGCTGGAGGGAACTCCTTGGGATGTTTCCTCTTAGATCCTCTGTCAGAAACGTGCGTCGGGTCCTTAGAAATTGTAGGCATCTTGTATGGTCGTGAAGTAATGGTCTATTTTTCGGAAGCTGCCCGCCTCTTGGTCTCCTTTAATAGTTCGTACTCCCCTACCGTCATGGTCACGTTGATTCTTCTGGTGTCATCCATCTTCACACTCTAGAATAGGTGAAGGAGGTTCTCACAGATGgcgtcaaattgatcctgtccggaatctgagtcaaacGAAGGTCGGATGAGTTGCCATTGGTGTTGATTGAGAGACGACTAGGACACCCTTCTCATATGCGCCTACAAGAATGGACTCCCACATGGCGTTGGTGGACAACGATGACTGAGCCGACGGTACTTGAGCACTGCGCACGCTCAGATaagcacacggaacgttagaggcTAGAAACTAGgggaaaagtccccggagcaAGCCCTCCGATGCTAAAGTTAGTTACTTTTTTCCTagaagaatagtgtacgaaggagaaataaaagtagaagacaagtgcgaatgtgcgagagagcgtatctgcacaagggagaggacctccctttttatatgacagtgcgtacctctagagcctgactgatgtcagggaatgtcgggtgtcaggacatGTCTAGTGATGGAGGGCGTGTGACACCCTCTTGTGGACTGGAAGAAAGCTTCATTCGTAGATGACtgcagaccattggaatattgtaacgccccaaatttcctcaattagagtcctaaaagtaatttaaaaatatttaaaaatgctacagaaatattctagggatttttagaaatttttagagtatttttatgtaatttttggaggtcgtttggtatttttactaaacgaaggaagtttcgacaaaaaatgtccaagccgagaattgaacccacgacctttgacttggtcaaaacccagctaaccaggtgtgcaaacagatttttctgtttagaaaaggtagcgaatttatttaagatagttaacagaatattggattataaaagggataagttgatcttggatttgtttgtttagaaaaggtagcgaatttatttaaaatagttaacagaatattataaaagggataagttgatgttggatttgtttgtttagaaaaagtagcgaatttatttaagataattaacaaaatattggattataaaagggataagttgatgttggatttgtctgtttagaaaagatagcgaatttatttaaggagttaacagaaatattaagttataaaaaggaatAAGTTGATACTCttttttcccgtgacttaaaccattctctccttctcttctgcgtacgatggcggagctcgggcagaaaacgaaagggagttagggcatcatctccggcggccgaccaaggtcctagaagccctttttgttcggttgtgagtccaagaatcaaggtaagtgcttctcacctgcaataggagtagtttcggacctttgttcttcttgaattcgaagcataagaagcgcttatagtgcagatttttaattaagcctatagtacagattttaattaagcttatagtgcagatttttatgtaggcttatagtgcagattttaattaagcttatagtgcagatttttaattaagcctatagtgcaggttttaattaaacttatagtgtaaatttttaattaagcttatagtgcagattttaattaagcttatagtgcagatttttatgtaggcttatagtgcagattttaattaagcttatagtgcagatttttaattaagcctatagtgcagatttttaattaagcttatagtgcagatctgTATGTaggctcatagtgcagatttcttagagcttaaaatgcagatttctttagagcagatttctttagagcttgtagtgcagatctcttagagcttaaaatacagatttctttagagcagatttctttagagcttgtagtgcatatttcttaagagcttatggtacagacttctttaaagtttatagtgcagatttttggtggaacttgtagtgcagatttttggtggaatttatagtgcagatttttggtggaacttgtagtgcagatttttggtggaacttatagtgcagtttttaaagaaaaagattatagtgcaagttggttaagtattatagtgcagaatttatgtttgtatagtatgcagaaatagtatagcatagaatgcagaatcttgattagtatagtatgtagaattttgattagcatagtatgcagatttttatttatgcatttcaaagttagaatttgtttaaacatttcagtttttaaagaaacattcttttattagaagtattaacaagtgtaagaaagataaagaaaagaaagagaaaggccaaggccttaagtaaatcccaaagtcaagattttagggattttggcacacaaggtgcttaaagaaaatgccgaggcattatatattagaagtaataaaagataacaagtattttactttatttaagaggctagtacccgacttccgaggttgtcgttaaacaaatccaggtgttcaattccgaggtcttggccctggtagaccgaggtctgctcttttaggattggtggctcgctaccccaacctattagggaacgcgcataagatggtactacgcctgggcccaagaagaaagttgattattattttgaagtattataagtacaagtttttgaacaagtaaagtaagttttacatcagtataaaagtattaaagaagaagtttttaaacaagtgaaataaaagaataagtttagaacaaatgaaataagtttcattttgttttaaaaacagcaagttgagttttcttttatgctagcatgttatttagattagcttattgttctttgctattagaagagcatgagtagttttacatgtttagcatttcagtatgtttgtttcttttactagtagatgagcatgagtagtttcccttttgagcattcagttttagttttcagtatatgtacatgcatatcgagattttgtgagttagatagcgcttactaagcaaattttgcttatagctgcatttcctcttactgcagataaaggaaaggaaaaattatagcaaaggaagacgacaaggaggtgcggatggatgtgtgatgcctggactataaaagccttgggacctagcataagaatttattaagattgccatttattaagaatgtattagatgagtcatttagtcttccgctgctagctaattgtatgttttgagttctccgagagttttaggaatttctatcaacatgtgaacaatgatagttaagtaaagttagtagtccagtagcgctccgccctcacagtctagtagcgaggagggtggggtgttacaaataTTCTCTGACATACAGCAGTTATTCCCTGACAGTCAGTTATAattccctgaccttgttgtcATGTAGCGCCTTTGTCCTGCCTGGACATGACTAGAGCAGCTCGAGATGATCTGTCAGGTATAACACCCTGGCTTAAGTCTTGAGGGGCAGGGAGAGCTGTGATGAGATCGCTCAAGAGCCGATCGGGAGTTGGCCTACTAAGAGAACCAGACCTAGGTATTACCGAGCTGTAAAAATCCGACCAGTCGGAGCGggtcaggcatcaccctgattgTACATTCTGATTTAGATCTGGGATCCAGATCTGTAAGCATCCGACCGGGCATCCTGCGTCTGGCGACACTAGGCGGTCCTACCTCTTCTTTCCCTAGCTGCTGACTGTCACACCCTCCTGACTGTTGACTGCCACATTCTCTTGACcattgactgtcacgtccccttgacttttgactgccacaTCTCCTTGACTGTTGATTGTCGCATCCCCTTGaattctgactgtcacgtctccttgactcCCAATGACCGGGCCCTACCATTATGCATCGTATCACCAAATGATGTGGATAGAGATAAGACTTGATCCAGATATGATTTCATCCAAATAAGAGTTGATCTAGATAAGGATCTGATCTAACTCTATAAAAGAAGACGAAGACTCTATGTTCAAAATCAACAATTCTTCTACCACTCTATCTCTGTACTCGAAAGAAAAACTAATAAGGCGAAGCTCTACGACTAGGGAAGCTATAAGAGGAGTCCGCTACACTTAAGACTTCTGGATCGACTGCTATCATTTGTTTATATTTCTATTTACAAGTTatgttttaatttataatatttcttGTGCTTGTTAAACTGTAAGACGAGTTTCTCCGCCTCCAGAAAGTTTCGAAAAGGAGACCACTAGTTGACGAACGCCTCCTATGATTAGGCCTTGGACATACTAACCATGGGGGGTTAGGAACCAAATAAATCCTGCGTGCtctttcgtttctattatttatttatattatgcTGCACACTAACCCTAATAGAAAGAACAAATGATGAAATAGAAAA contains:
- the LOC122028934 gene encoding uncharacterized protein LOC122028934, which translates into the protein MIIYLQQGVLPIDPEEARLIRKRAHVYTLIEDQLYKRAFSRSLLKCLGTEEAKYALQEVYQGCCGNHVGGRMLARKVLLVGYFWPTLQKDAQQQLVSDNGRQFQRRKIQEWCRGFGITQAFTFVAYPQSNGQTKVTNREIVQGLKVKLDHIGGDWVEELASILWAYHTTPRESTVSPPFHLVYGSEAVVPIEVGVPSIRRLLYDEENAERRFSKLDFISETRE